The Plasmodium vinckei vinckei genome assembly, chromosome: PVVCY_14 genome window below encodes:
- a CDS encoding GAS8-like protein, putative translates to MIKNKLKNKKKTQAKNNDNALRKLSATELGNIVKTKKEKLNRIIQKKLLLEEKLERKNDELESFSKEYTELKNKIELISKGCEEYDEKVDLETKLIKNKSVFYNFQNSDQLKKLENENEHLKVLIHEKHEEALDNLLSYIEEERINLEYVKNQNFNEIIELKTSFDMKIKTIEEIFKKHLEEYDNDQKYEMEEIIDNYNIMEKNEIIYLKNLYNDHIKDMNEIYMNMIDDYKKYYFTKIRENISKIKLLKKQINELEVNDKEAKSGINNHNTENLSMLEKIKTLEGNRENLNKALKFYSKDFVMYKNLELIYNENNAYIKSLKVFSQNFKEKILQVENAFKDLTKNENDGFDDYFENIKNKNTDLKNKVKSLNLNLESLDKELNLYIKEKDINQEDVKTVRKGIDFCIRTYNKEFDNLLYGQRKIKKKMKDSANIYEKKLKDINIKKEN, encoded by the exons atgattaaaaataagctaaaaaataaaaagaaaacccAAGCTAAAAACAATGATAACGCATTAAGGAAGTTATCAGCTACGGAATTGGGGAATATAGTAAAGACAAAAAAGGAGAAGTTAAATAGAATAATTCAAAAGAAGCTTTTATTAGAAGAAAAACTA gagagaaaaaatgatgagTTAGAATCCTTTAGTAAAGAGTATactgaattaaaaaataaaatagaattGATTAGCAAAGGGTGTGAAGAGTATGATGAAAAGGTAGATCTGGAAAcaaaattgataaaaaataagtcagttttttataactttcAAAATTCGGACCAGCTAAAGAAATTGGAAAATGAAAACGAACATCTTAAGGTATTAATTCATGAAAAACATGAAGAGGCATTGGACAATCTATTAAGTTACATAGAAGAAGAACGAATTAATCTagaatatgtaaaaaatcaaaactttaatgaaataatcGAGTTAAAGACATCCTTTGACATG aaaataaagacaatcgaagaaatatttaaaaagcaTTTAGAAGAATATGATAACGAccaaaaatatgaaatggaagaaataatagataattataatattatggaaaaaaatgaaataatttatttaaaaaatttatataatgacCATATTAAAGATAtgaatgaaatatatatgaatatgattgatgattataaaaaatattattttactaaaattagagaaaatataagcaaaataaaactattaaaaaaacaaataaacgAGTTGGAAGTAAATGATAAGGAAGCTAAAAGTGGAATAAATAACCACAACACCGAAAATTTATCTATgcttgaaaaaataaaaacattggAAGGAAACAG GGAAAATTTGAACAAAGCCTTAAAGTTTTATTCAAAAGATTTCGTAATGTATAAAAACTTagaattaatttataatgaGAATAATGCATACATTAAAAGTTTGAAAGTGTTTTCTCAAAATTtcaaggaaaaaatattgcaaGTTGAAAATGCTTTTAAAGATTTAacgaaaaatgaaaatgacgGTTTTGatgattattttgaaaatattaaaaataaaaacacggacttgaaaaataaagtaaagAGTCTTAATTTGAATTTGGAATCTCTAGATAAAGAGTTAaacttatatattaaagaaaaagacaTAAATCAGGAAGATGTTAAAACAGTTAGAAAGGGGATAGACTTTTGCATAcgtacatataataaagagTTTGATAACTTGCTATATGGtcaaagaaaaattaaaaagaaaatgaaagacagtgcaaatatttatgaaaaaaaattaaaagatattaatataaaaaaggaaaattaa
- a CDS encoding protein farnesyltransferase subunit alpha, putative: MEELNAYAKKFNINYRESLDGLNISLLNNPVFKLMGSKKFDIDMNDIEEEIQKHAINLEHTYDENWSKNKSKINILNIHYNDNQKLLYSLLAFLIENKIYSFKGYIISSFVIKINTSYYSAWIYRRKCLKKLNLNYLNELEFTRFIISENIKSFQSWYHRRWLIEYIYKSNLKKNRKTNNQKEQNDVTQVGKLGDEEMKKNAPKIEKDIYCNNDDLFGDEKNFLSSDEDICSIHSSNESYHENAFMSNLENSDLEIEKEDVLYEDLKDIIENSTFFKNSLHKNEEIEINIDEFLYNELLYTNCHIFLDTKNYNSWAHKTWLLNKFSMLTKNKHIYDKYNILLHEYNYINYFLKCDIYNNSVWVYRHFIFTKLKHIKNINKLEKEIIFCLNYGQQFYDNEALFSYFINILLKYIKLYQKIKKLPPIGSKINEEITSLEETSTYNIFEIPIVNFVKNNLTKLATKSKSVLLFLAQLYAYNGSHYEEAQCYKHLEKNDNFNNFIWTNIIEQVSE; the protein is encoded by the exons ATGGAAGAACTAAATGCGTACGCTAAAAagtttaatattaattataggGAAAGCTTGGATGGTCTAAATATTTCACTTTTGAATAATCCTGTATTCAAATTAATGGgaagtaaaaaatttgatattGATATGAATGATATAGAAGAGGAAATACAAAAACATGCAATAAATTTGGAACACACATATGACGAAAATTGGTCAAAGAACAAATcaaagataaatatattaaatatacattataatgataatcAGAAATTACTTTATTCTTTATTAGCTTTTTTAATAgagaataaaatttattccTTCAAAGgatatataatatcatcatttgtaataaaaataaatacttcATATTATAGCGCTTGGATATATAGAAGGAAATGTTTGAAAAagttaaatttaaattatttgaatgaATTAGAATTCACCCGATTTATAATtagtgaaaatataaaaagctTTCAAAGTTGGTATCATAGAAGATGGCTAATTGAATACATTTACAAATCTAatctgaaaaaaaacagaaaaACTAATAACCAAAAAGAGCAAAATGATGTTACACAAGTTGGAAAATTGGGTGACGaggaaatgaaaaaaaatgcccCTAAAATTGAGaaagatatatattgtaataACGATGATTTATTTGGTGATGAGAAAAATTTCTTATCTAGTGATGAAGACATTTGTAGCATTCATTCATCAAATGAGAGTTACCATGAAAATGCATTTATGAGCAATTTAGAAAATAGTGATCTTGAAATTGAGAAAGAAGATGTTTTATATGAAGATTTAAAAGACATAATTGAAAATAGtaccttttttaaaaactctttacataaaaacgaagaaatagaaattaatattgatgaatttttatacaacGAATTGTTATATACTAACTGCCATATATTTCTtgatacaaaaaattataattcttGGGCACATAAAACTTGGCTATTAAATAAGTTTTCAATGCTcacaaaaaataagcatatttatgataagtataatatattattacatgaatataattacataaattattttttaaaatgcgatatttataataattctgTATGGGTATATagacattttatttttaccaaattaaagcatataaaaaatataaataaattggaaaaagaaattatattttgctTAAATTATGGTCAGCAATTTTATGATAATGAAGCTTTATTTAGCTACTTTATCAACATACttttaaaatacataaagTTATAccaaaagataaaaaaattaccaCCCATTggatcaaaaataaatgaagaaataacATCTTTAGAAGAAACTagtacatataatatttttgaaataccCATTGTTAACtttgttaaaaataatttaacaaaattgGCAACAAAGTCAAAATCCGTCCTGTTATTTCTAGCCCAACTTTATGCTTACAATGGATCTCACTATGAGGAAGCACAG tgCTATAAACATCTCGAGAAAAACGACAATTtcaacaattttatatggACCAATATAATTGAACAAGTTTCAGAATga
- a CDS encoding 40S ribosomal protein S17, putative has translation MGRVRTKTIKRAARQIVEKYYAKLTLDFQINKKITEEVAIIPSKRMKNKVAGFVTHLMKRIQKGPVRGISLKLQEEERERRLDFVPEKSQIDVNVIYVEPDTVRMIKSLGINISNMKIHNPMINTNHQKQNRMNNQY, from the exons ATg GGAAGAGTTCGTACTAAGACTATCAAAAGAGCCGCTAGGCAAATTGTCGAGAAATACTATGCTAAACTTACTCTCGactttcaaataaataagaaaataacAGAGGAAGTTGCAATCATTCCATCAAAAAGAATGAAAAACAAAGTTGCTGGCTTCGTTACACATTTAATGAAAAGAATCCAAAAAGGACCAGTTAGAGGTATTAGTTTAAAACTTCAAGAAGAAGAAAGAGAAAGACGTTTGGATTTCGTACCTGAAAAATCTCAAATCGATGTTaatgtaatatatgtaGAACCAGATACTGTAAGAATGATTAAATCTTTGGGAATTAATATAAGCAACATGAAAATCCACAACCCAATGATTAATACAAATCATCAAAAACAAAACAGAATGAACAACCAATActaa
- a CDS encoding rab specific GDP dissociation inhibitor, putative: MNEHYDVIILGTGLKECILSGLLSHYGKKILVLDRNPYYGGETASLNLTNLYNTFKPREMIPSKYGENRHWNVDLIPKFILVGGNLVKILKKTRVTNYLEWLVVEGSYVYQHQKKSLLFSEKFIHKVPSTDMEALVSPLLSLMEKNRCKNFYQYVSEWNANDKSTWDNLDPYRLSMMDIYKYFNLCQLTIDFLGHAVALYLNDDYLKQPAYITLERIKLYMHSISAFGKSPFIYPLYGLGGIPEGFSRMCAINGGTFMLNKNVTDFIYNDNKQVCGIKSSDGEVAYCDKVICDPSYVMHLENKIKKIGQVIRCICILSNPIPETNDINSCQIIIPQNQLNRKSDIYVNLVSFQHGVSYKGKYIAIVSATVETNNPTKEIEKALELLGPIDEKFIKISDLYVSTNPKPKDNIFVTSSYDATSHFETATNDLLEIWENLWGQKLNFDDLNKNDIEL; this comes from the exons ATGAATGAGCATTATGAT GTAATTATCTTGGGAACAGGACTTAAGGAATGTATTCTAAGTGGCCTTTTGTCACATTATG GTAAAAAAATTCTAGTTCTTGATAGAAACCCATATTATGGCGGAGAAACTGCTTCTCTTAATTTGACGAACTTATATAACACCTTTAAGCCac GTGAAATGATTCCAAGCAAGTATGGAGAAAACAGACATTGGAATGTTGATCTTATTcccaaatttattttagttGGAGGAAATTTggtgaaaattttaaaaaaaacaagagTAACAAATTATTTAGAATGGCTAGTTGTTGAAGGATCTTATGTATATCaacatcaaaaaaaaagtttgtTGTTTTCGgaaaaatttatacataaaGTTCCATCAACAGATATGGAAGCATTAGTATCACCATTATTGTCGttaatggaaaaaaatcgatgtaaaaatttttacCAGTATGTTAGTGAATGGAATGCTAATGATAAAAGTACTTGGGATAACTTAGATCCATATAGATTGAGTATgatggatatatataagtattttaatttatgcCAGTTAACTATTGATTTCTTAGGGCATGCTGTtgcattatatttaaatgatgattatttaaaacaaccagcatatataacattagaaagaataaaattatacatgCATTCTATTTCAGCTTTTGGTAAATCACcatttatatatccatTATATGGACTTGGTGGAATACCAGAAGGGTTTTCACGAATGTGTGCAATAAATGGAGGTACATTTATGCTTAATAAGAATGTGACtgattttatatataatgataataaacaaGTATGTGGTATAAAATCCAGTGATGGAGAAGTTGCATATTGTGATAAGGTCATTTGTGATCCAAGTTATGTTATGcatttagaaaataaaattaaaaagattGGGCAAGTTATTAGatgcatatgtatattaagTAACCCAATACCAGAAACAAATGATATTAATAGTTgtcaaattattataccACAAAATCAATTAAATAGAAAGAgtgatatatatgttaacTTAGTTTCATTTCAACATGGTGTTTCATATAAAGGCAAATATATAGCCATTGTTTCAGCTACTGTTGAAACTAACAACCCAACAAAAGAAATTGAAAAGGCATTGGAATTGTTAGGACCAATTGACGAAaagtttattaaaatatcaGACTTATATGTATCCACAAATCCAAAGCCAAaggataatatatttgttacaTCCTCCTATGATGCAACATCACATTTTGAAACCGCAACAAATGATCTCTTAGAAATATGGGAAAATCTATGGGGACAAAAATTAAACTTTGATGActtgaataaaaatgatatcgAGCTATGA
- a CDS encoding mitochondrial import inner membrane translocase subunit TIM13, putative, translating into MESSLTGDNIDDKQKAALLLGLQEIVQRQKENVKVMDICFNKCVPKIGNKLSSTEQKCIWDCANSYFYTNAFLNERLQQMTKLLKSNSDYLNL; encoded by the exons atggaatCATCCTTAACAGGGGATAATATTGATGATAAGCAGAAAGCAGCT CTTTTGTTAGGTTTACAAGAAATAGTACAAAGACAAAAGGAAAATGTTAAAGTCATggatatttgttttaataaatgtgtTCCAAAAATAGGAAATAAATTAAGCTCAACTGAACAAAAGTGCATATGGGATTGTGCAAATAGCTATTTTTACACCAACGCATTTTTAAACGA ACGATTACAACAAATGACCAAACTTTTAAAATCAAATTcagattatttaaatttataa
- a CDS encoding SNARE protein, putative: MDVIYRNITNKYFDCRREIKRKRNRFKLSAYEELYDNDSGRENLLKNADIEMQEESMLPPYWIETTEECTEDINNIKAKLLELQRLQKNKLFNVLNNDEKLSEEISQMSTDITMLIKKCEQKIHTISNDGNYDVNNENYIIEKLKKNAKSSLISQLQYISKSFQKKQNNYIKEFKKLTNNCDQVEQYQNDAPHKPYKQQNSDIFMQGIINEEYNIHEQQSLYEHPNQVNLLNINKRNSDLQKIANTVIDLHNIFKELSHMLVDQGSLLDQIDYNIDMSLDKSEKGLYQLKKLEKEENGKIAARCVSFLTTLIFVLLILIILKHLY, from the coding sequence ATGGATGTgatatatagaaatataacaaacaaatattttgacTGCAGAcgagaaataaaaagaaaaagaaatcgATTTAAATTATCGGCATATGAAGAACTATATGATAATGATTCAGGTAGAGAAAATTTGCTAAAAAATGCAGACATTGAAATGCAAGAAGAAAGTATGCTACCCCCATATTGGATCGAAACAACAGAAGAATGTACagaagatataaataatataaaagcaAAGTTATTAGAATTACAAagattacaaaaaaataaactttttaatgttttaaataatgatgaaaaattatcagAAGAAATATCACAAATGTCAACTGATATAACTAtgctaataaaaaaatgtgaacAAAAAATTCACACAATATCTAATGATGGTAATTATGATGTGAATAATGAAAACTATATTATTGAGAAgctcaaaaaaaatgcaaaaagCAGTTTAATTTCTCAAttacaatatatttctaaatcttttcaaaaaaaacaaaataattatataaaggaatttaaaaaattgacaAATAATTGTGATCAAGTTGAGCAATATCAAAATGATGCACCCCATAAACCTTATAAGCAACAAAATTCAGACATATTCATGCAGGGAATAATAAACGAAGAATATAACATACATGAACAGCAAAGCTTATACGAACATCCAAATCAAGTCAACTTACTAAacattaataaaagaaatagtGATCTACAAAAAATTGCCAATACAGTAATTGATTTacataacatttttaaagaattatCACATATGTTAGTTGATCAGGGGTCCTTATTAGATCAAATTGATTATAACATAGATATGTCTTTAGataaaagtgaaaaagGTTTATAtcagttaaaaaaattagaaaaagaagaaaacgGTAAAATAGCGGCACGATGTGTTTCATTTCTAACaactttaatttttgttctcttgatattaataattttgaaacaTTTGTATTGA
- a CDS encoding zinc finger protein, putative produces the protein MNNKKRSNPYNNNDYNKRKDKFYENESKGKSNVDNYGRKVWDKEYYQKLLDEKSLKEKDSNEQNQNEEDELILKLFPDLKKKNKIVPPDPSERKLLEERTENLSLEKNLGKVQIITQKTTKEEQGGYYCKICDCTLKDSQTYLDHINGKNHNRMLGYSMKVKNVTLDDVKKKLSLLKEKKNNKSQENIEKDLYEEAKKGIKELQELEEKKMHKRKEKKLLKKLEKQKKKQEQYNELDHNDDMDEDFKKLGLPTSFV, from the coding sequence atgaataataaaaaaagaagcaacccttataataataacgaTTACAACAAAAGAAAAGacaaattttatgaaaatgagAGCAAAGGAAAATCGAATGTCGATAATTATGGACGAAAAGTTTGGGATAAagaatattatcaaaaattattagaCGAAAAATCTTTAAAGGAGAAAGATTCAAATGAACAAAACCAAAATGAAGAAGAcgaattaatattaaaactgTTTCcagatttaaaaaaaaaaaacaagatTGTCCCTCCTGATCCATCCGAAAGGAAATTATTAGAAGAAAGAACAGAAAATTTAtcattagaaaaaaatttaggAAAAGTTCAAATTATTACTCAAAAAACAACTAAAGAAGAACAAGGAGGATattattgtaaaatatGTGACTGTACTTTGAAAGATTCACAAACATATTTAGATCATATTAATGGGAAAAATCATAATAGAATGCTAGGATATAGTatgaaagtaaaaaatgttacatTAGAcgatgttaaaaaaaaattaagtttacttaaagaaaaaaaaaataataaatcgcaagaaaatattgaaaaagatCTATATGAAGAAgctaaaaaaggaataaaaGAGTTACAAGAgttagaagaaaaaaaaatgcataagagaaaagaaaaaaaacttcttaaaaaattggaaaaacaaaaaaaaaaacaagaaCAATACAATGAACTAGATCACAACGACGATATGGATGAGGATTTCAAGAAATTGGGTTTACCCACATCATTTGTTTGA
- a CDS encoding vacuolar-sorting protein SNF7, putative: protein MRFWFSKKKNSSEYIDNKKKNNDEIYKAILKNREAIDALEKKQAQVEKKIKQLDLEVKQKVQQNQMNNAKILLKRKKLYEQEIENILNNRLTLEDNMINLENMHLHKIAVNALSYAANTHKKFNNEINTQKVEKIIDTLQEHKDIQEEINQALCFNPLNNVDDDEIDKELNLLKEQSIQEKISAPVNSISEVAIDKENFSTSSTVKQTTKANEESDDEELKELIGEMT, encoded by the exons atgagATTTTGGTTTagcaaaaagaaaaatagttcagaatatattgataacaaaaaaaaaaacaat GATGAAATATACAAagctattttaaaaaacagGGAAGCCATTGATGCTTTGGAAAAAAAGCAGGCTCAGGttgaaaagaaaattaag CAACTTGATTTGGAAGTAAAGCAAAAGGTCCAACAAAATCAAATGAATAATgcgaaaatattattaaaacgAAAAAAGTTATATGAACAGGAAATAGAAAACATTCTAAATAATAGATTAACACTAGAAGACAATATGATAAATCTAgaaaatatgcatttaCACAAAATTGCTGTTAATGCATTATCTTATGCTGCTAATACccacaaaaaatttaataatgaaat AAACACACAAAAAGTAGAGAAAATTATAGATACTCTACAGGAGCACAAGGATATAcaagaagaaataaatcaaGCTTTATGTTTTAATCCATTAAATAATGTGGATGAT GATGAAATTGACAAAGAGCTTAATTTGCTAAAAGAGCAATCAATCCaagaaaaaatta gTGCACCAGTTAATAGTATTTCTGAAGTCGCAATTG atAAAGAAAACTTTTCTACAAGTAGCACTGTAAAGCAAACTACTAAAGCTAATGAAGAg TCCGATGATgaagaattaaaagaaCTAATTGGAGAAATGACATAA
- a CDS encoding translation initiation factor SUI1, putative, with protein MNLAIQNLGINDPFTNENIVDKGNGKSNATNLIHIRNQQRNGRKSVTTVQGLGKSYDLKKMVRALKKEFNCNGTIIEDIEHGSIIQLQGDKRSNVKDFLIREGICSIDHIRIHGA; from the exons ATGAACCTCGCTATACAGAATCTTGGTATTAATGACCCCTttacaaatgaaaatattgtcGATAAGGGGAATGGTAAATCTAACGCGACCAATTTAATAC ATATTAGAAATCAACAAAGAAATGGTAGAAAAAGTGTTACTACAGTACAAGGATTAGGCAAATCGTAtgatttgaaaaaaatggtcAGAGCCTTGAAAAAA gAATTTAATTGTAATGGAACAATTATAGAAGATATTGAGCATGGTTCAATTATTCAACTTCAGGGTGATAAAAGAAGTAATGTTAAAGACTTTTTAATACGAGAAGGAATTTGTTCAATTGACCATATACGTATACATGGCGCTTGA
- a CDS encoding ubiquitin-conjugating enzyme E2, putative has protein sequence MWYDNERIPEEEGVSKLLIGKTFAYFPKCVTEHNDKKDVSVSYKLDESSRSENSSHHSSNNLILNINRESISSRKDTNNNGIYGKSLKDLKSNDFIENIDNIIFENKEYSLIPQRLGRTIIPLNPKLLAQSTFDNENIDEYLSEIHKDVHKYSILTEYSFLLNEIPHGFYCLPQADDLFTWDAFIMLYSTMYKNGKFRIQIKLSENHPHTVPEVYFLTPIYHPLVNPKNGKLNLGPELNNWSATRHYISLIFLYIKNIFYLTDVYNDDIIQNEEAYYLLNNDKEAFHKNVEKCVQQSNDLLYNKIDNFMFNFTTNIENKKILNKLEDIKQDQLCVKKAEAFIHWFVNDFYDSSTTDGYDSGNPSIRYASSQESADKSGISSMSIDKEGSNDNDPSTESNNGNDTIKEI, from the coding sequence atgtggtATGATAATGAGCGAATTCCAGAGGAAGAAGGAGTGAGCAAATTGTTAATTGGGAAAACGTTTGCTTATTTCCCTAAATGTGTAACAGAgcataatgataaaaaggATGTAAGTGTGTCATATAAATTGGATGAAAGCAGTAGAAGTGAAAATAGCAGTCATCATAGtagtaataatttaattttgaaCATAAATAGGGAAAGTATTAGTAGTCGAAAAGatactaataataatggtaTTTATGGAAAAAGTTTAAAAGATTTGAAAAGTAATGattttatagaaaatattgataatataatatttgaaaataaagaatattcATTAATTCCTCAAAGACTTGGCAGAACAATAATTCCATTAAATCCTAAATTATTAGCACAATCAACTtttgataatgaaaatatagatgAATATTTAAGTGAAATACATAAAGACGTACATAAATATTCGATTTTAACtgaatattcatttttattaaatgaaatacCACACGgtttttattgtttacCTCAAGCGGATGATTTATTTACTTGGGATGCATTTATAATGCTATACAGCactatgtataaaaatggtaaatttcgaattcaaataaaattaagtgAAAATCATCCACATACTGTCCCAGAAGTTTATTTCTTAACCCCCATATATCATCCACTAGTTAATCCTAAAAATGGGAAATTAAATTTGGGGCCTGAATTAAACAATTGGTCAGCAACTAGACATTATATATctctcatttttttatatataaaaaatattttttatttaactgatgtatataatgatgatataattcaaaatgaagaagcatattatttattaaataatgataaagaagcatttcataaaaatgttgaaaaGTGTGTACAACAATCTAATGATCttctttataataaaattgacaattttatgtttaattttactactaatatagaaaataagaaaatattaaataagttAGAAGATATCAAACAAGATCAATTGTGTGTAAAAAAGGCAGAAGCCTTTATACACTGGTTTGTAAATGATTTCTATGATAGTTCTACTACTGATGGATATGACAGTGGAAATCCTTCTATTCGATATGCTAGTAGTCAGGAAAGTGCAGATAAAAGTGGCATTTCTAGCATGTCCATTGATAAAGAAGGTAGTAATGACAATGACCCAAGTACAGAAAGTAATAATGGCAATGACACTATTAAAGAAATTTAA